The Bacteroidota bacterium genome contains the following window.
CGAGCAATTTGAACTTTGGTTTGAACAAGCCATCAAATCGGAAGTGAATGAGCCGAATGCCTTTGTGCTAGCTACATGCACGGTCGAAGGGAAGCCCTCTGCACGTGTAGTTCTAATGAAAGGTTTCGATGATAATGGACTGGTATTTTATACAAACTATGCAAGCCGCAAAGGCAAAGAGCTCAGCGAAAATCCTTATATATCTTTGGTATTTAACTGGCTCGATTTGCAAAGGCAGGTACGCATGGAAGGCAAGGTGCAAAAAGTATCGGAAGCAGAATCAATACAATATTTTAATTCACGTCCTTTCGAAAGCCAAGTGAGTGCGGCTGTTTCGCCACAAAGTCGTGAAATAGAAAGTAAAAAAGAATTACAAGAAAAAGCCAAACAATTGATGATAGGTGGTCGCCATGATGTGATGAAACCAAAAGATTGGGGAGGCTATTTAATACATATAAATTATTTCGAATTTTGGCAAGGTAGACCCAATAGGTTGCACGATAGAGTTGCTTATAAACAAGAAGGCAATGCATGGAAAATTGTGACTTTAGCCCCATAACTGATTTTATACCTTAAATTACACTTCTCGAAAACCATTATCTATCTAAGCTCTGCGGGGAAATAAAAAAAATTACGCAAAATGCGTAACGCATTTTGCGTAATTTTGAATACCTTTGTGGAATGATTGAAAAGTATAATCCATTTTTAGTTTCTGGTTACAAAGATCCTGATACTTTTTGTAACCGCAAACAAGAAACTAATATTCTGACTCGCAACATAAAGAATAGAATAAATACTACCTTGTTTGCTATTAGAAGAATTGGAAAGACCGGGCTTATCCAACATCTTTTTGAAGGACTTAGCAAAAATAAAAAAATTGCCTGTATTTATGTAGATATATATGCGACCTCAAGTTTAAAAGAATTTACCAATACTCTTGCAACAGCCATTTATAAAAAATTTCCTCAAAACAAAGGTGTGGGAAAATTAATTGTTGATTTTATTAAAACATTTAGACCCGTATTGTCTTATGATGCACTAAGTGGTAGCCCTGAAATAAGTATAGAACTAGCCCGCCCCAAACAGTATGAACAAACCATTCAACAGTTATTTGAATTTTTAGATAAACAAAATATACAAATTGTTTTTGCTATTGATGAGTTTCAGCAAATAACAACTTACCCTGAAAGAAATACTGAAGCTTTCTTACGCACTTATATACAAAGATTAAAATATGTATCTTTTATTTTTTGCGGAAGCAATCAAAAAATTATGCATGAAATGTTTAATAGTGCTAAACGTCCTTTTTATGCCAGTTGTAGCAATTTAAATTTAGACTTTATTAAACCCGAAGATTATAGTAATTTTATTGAAGGCCAATTTAAAATACATAAAAAATCAATTACAAAAGATGCAATTGAGTATATATTAGAATGGACCTGCTTGCATACTTATTATACCCAATATTTGTGCAATAGATTATTTGCAAAGAATTTTAAAGCAACAAACCTAGAGCATGTAAAGGAAACATGCTTCGATATTCTAAATGAGCAGGAAAGCATATTTTATCAATACAGAAACTTATTGACAACTAACCAGTGGGATCTTTTAAAAGCAATAGCAAAAGAAGAATCTATCAGCCGATTGCATAGCAAAGAATTCTTGAAGAGATATCATTTGGGCACTACCTCAACCATTAGTAGGAGTATAGAATCGCTACTTGCCAAAGAACTTATACATAAGGAAGTTGGTAAAGAACAAATGTCATATTCTGTTTCTGATAAATTTTTAATGAGGTGGTTGCAGCGACAACAGGGTTAGTAATCAAGGCCAGTAATGCCCACTGCACTTCAATATTCTGATAATAGTTTATACCGAAACTCAATATTAAACACACTCGATTCTAAAATACTACGGTTTTCTAAACCCTAATCCTGCCGTAATTGGGCTCACATATATATAATACTTCGTACTATCGCTAATGGGCAACCCTATTTGATCATGATTCGTATTGCGGCTGCTAAATATACCTAAGCCGTTGTTTATATTTGAATAGTCTGATTTTTTTTGCACGATTGACAAACTAGGTTTATTCAAGGCTATATAGTTCGACAATTCTTCTCCAGCACCGTATAATAGCACATCGCAGGTGTCCATACTACGCCATACGCCAGGTGTTTTGGGGATATTGCTTGCAATTTGGTTGAAAAAATTCCCACCGTCCAAATCAAATTTTACTTGCCTGCTGCTTTTGGGATCATTTACAAATATATTTTTTGCAGCTACCCAACTAAAGGAATGTCTGCCTAGTAATTGGTTGCTCACTGAATCATATTCGGCGTAATGCAAAGTAAGTGTGGCTTCATATTCATAGGCCTTTTTCCCAGTATAAAAATAGTATGCTATAGTTTGATTCGGATATAAAGAGAACATCGATGTTTTGGTTTGTATAAACGAATTATAAACCATACTAGTATTGCTGGTATACTCTTTACCTGTACGTGGATTTTTTATATGTAAATTATAGGAGGCTGTTGGGCTTAATTTTTCAATTGAGGTATATAGTACAGCATCAGTAGATGCGAATACACCTTGTTGTTTGGGTGCATTATAATCGGGATAGAAATTAATATTCTGCACAATAGTGCTACCATCCATTATCCTTATAGCTACCTCTAGCGTATCAAAATATATAGAATCGCTAACCCCCGCCACACGCACCGCATCGCTGCCTGTATTGAGGAAAGATTTCTCGACACGTATATAATGTATAGGCTCGTTGGCATCGAGCAACGCATATACTACTGCTGTTTCTTTCCACTCGGCATTAATCGCTATATCGTTTTTGCATGATGTAAAAACTGATACTAGTAATATAATATATATAATATTTTTCATTTAATAATTTTCATTTGTATAATGATTGGCAAATCTGGAACCGCCACCATTAACCATTTACCATTATCACAGTTTTTTCTCTACCAAGGCACATACTTTCCTGCTTTTTCCTGTTTTGCCCGTTAGGTTATAATAATCGAGCACTATAATATAATGCCCCACTGCTGCTCTATCGCCATTGTCTTTAAACCCGTTCCAGCTCACTGA
Protein-coding sequences here:
- a CDS encoding ATP-binding protein, translating into MIEKYNPFLVSGYKDPDTFCNRKQETNILTRNIKNRINTTLFAIRRIGKTGLIQHLFEGLSKNKKIACIYVDIYATSSLKEFTNTLATAIYKKFPQNKGVGKLIVDFIKTFRPVLSYDALSGSPEISIELARPKQYEQTIQQLFEFLDKQNIQIVFAIDEFQQITTYPERNTEAFLRTYIQRLKYVSFIFCGSNQKIMHEMFNSAKRPFYASCSNLNLDFIKPEDYSNFIEGQFKIHKKSITKDAIEYILEWTCLHTYYTQYLCNRLFAKNFKATNLEHVKETCFDILNEQESIFYQYRNLLTTNQWDLLKAIAKEESISRLHSKEFLKRYHLGTTSTISRSIESLLAKELIHKEVGKEQMSYSVSDKFLMRWLQRQQG
- the pdxH gene encoding pyridoxamine 5'-phosphate oxidase, whose translation is MDKDILQQMRANYAMGILNKEETLASPFEQFELWFEQAIKSEVNEPNAFVLATCTVEGKPSARVVLMKGFDDNGLVFYTNYASRKGKELSENPYISLVFNWLDLQRQVRMEGKVQKVSEAESIQYFNSRPFESQVSAAVSPQSREIESKKELQEKAKQLMIGGRHDVMKPKDWGGYLIHINYFEFWQGRPNRLHDRVAYKQEGNAWKIVTLAP